A window of Drosophila subobscura isolate 14011-0131.10 chromosome E, UCBerk_Dsub_1.0, whole genome shotgun sequence contains these coding sequences:
- the LOC117890222 gene encoding sodium-independent sulfate anion transporter: MRADEDHLYREQLPSVGSLLRDSGRKLCRPSTITNKFPILQWLPRYRMEYSMQDFIAGFTVGLTTIPQAIAYGEVAGLEPQYGLYSAFMGCFTYIVFGSCKDVTIATTAIMALMVNQYATISPDYAVLVCFLAGCIVLVLGLLNMGVLVRFISIPVITGFTMAAATTIGSAQINNIVGLSSQSKDLLPSWKNFFTHLPSIRKWDALLGVSSLVFLLLMKHVKDIKWGNRIFWKYLALSRNALAVIFGTFLAYILSRDGNQPFRVTGNITAGVPPFRLPPFSTTVNGEYVSFGEMISTVGASLGSIPLISILEIVAISKAFSKGKIVDASQEMVALGMCNIMGSFVLSMPVTGSFTRTAVNNASGVKTPLGGAVTGALVLMALAFLTQTFYFIPKCTLASIIIAAMISLVELHKIADMWKSKKKDLFPFVVTIITCMFWSLEYGILCGIAANMVYILYSSARPQVYVRLEKINGHEVSVVDVKQKLDYASAEYLKEKVVRFLNQQNGETSLVVIKGEEINSIDYTVAMNIVSLKGDLDALNCGLICWKWNFASAGVVCRLKNDIRPIFKFDLTLEELVASHYDTPSNSASTVSIEA, translated from the exons ATGAGAGCGGACGAGG ATCATCTGTACAGGGAGCAACTTCCGAGCGTCGGCTCTCTACTCAGGGACAGTGGAAGGAAGCTGTGTCGCCCGTCGACCATCACGAACAAGTTTCCCATCCTCCAATGGCTGCCACGCTACCGCATGGAGTACTCGATGCAGGATTTCATAGCCGGTTTCACCGTGGGACTCACTACCATACCACAGGCCATTGCCTATGGTGAGGTGGCTGGCTTGGAGCCGCAATACGGCCTGTACTCGGCCTTCATGGGCTGCTTCACCTACATTGTGTTTGGCTCCTGCAAGGATGTCACAATCG CCACAACTGCAATCATGGCTCTGATGGTGAACCAATATGCGACCATTAGTCCGGACTACGCGGTGCTCGTGTGCTTCCTGGCCGGCTGCATCGTGCTCGTCCTGGGCCTGCTCAACATGGGAGTCCTGGTGCGCTTTATCTCGATACCAGTCATCACGGGTTTCACCATGGCAGCGGCCACCACCATCGGCAGTGCTCAGATCAACAATATAGTCGGACTCAGCA GTCAATCGAAAGATTTGCTGCCGTCCTGGAAGAATTTCTTCACCCACTTGCCTTCGATTAGGAAATGGGATGCACTGCTGGGTGTGTCTTCGCTCGTTTTCCTGCTGCTCATGAAGCATGTGAAGGACATCAAGTGGGGCAACCGCATCTTCTGGAAGTACCTGGCTCTCTCGCGCAACGCCTTGGCCGTGATCTTTGGCACATTCCTGGCCTACATACTCAGCCGCGATGGCAACCAGCCCTTCCGTGTCACCGGGAACATCACAGCGGGTGTGCCACCCTTCCGTCTGCCGCCCTTCAGCACCACCGTTAATGGAGAGTACGTGTCCTTTGGAGAAATGATCAGCACAGTGGGCGCCTCGCTGGGCTCCATTCCGCTGATATCGATTTTGGAAATTGTGGCCATATCCAAGGCATTTT CAAAGGGCAAAATTGTGGATGCATCGCAGGAGATGGTGGCCCTGGGCATGTGCAATATAATGGGCAGCTTCGTGCTCTCCATGCCGGTGACGGGTTCATTCACGCGCACAGCGGTCAACAATGCCAGCGGAGTGAAGACGCCTCTGGGAGGAGCCGTCACGGGTGCACTCGTGCTCATGGCATTGGCCTTTCTCACGCAAACCTTTTACTTCATACCCAAGTGCACGCTGGCATCCATCATCATAGCGGCCATGATATCGCTGGTGGAGCTGCACAAGATTGCGGACATGTGGAAGTCAAAGA AGAAAGATCTATTCCCGTTTGTGGTGACAATTATTACGTGCATGTTTTGGAGCCTGGAGTATGGCATTCTCTGCGGCATTGCCGCCAATATGGTTTACATTCTCTACAGCAGTGCGCGTCCACAGGTCTACGTACGATTGGAGAAG ATAAATGGCCACGAGGTGAGTGTGGTGGATGTCAAGCAAAAGCTGGATTATGCCTCAGCGGAGTACCTTAAAGAGAAGGTGGTTCGCTTCCTGAACCAACAGAATGGCGAAACGAGTCTGGTTGTGATCAAGGGCGAGGAGATCAACTCCATTGACTACACAGTCGCCATG AATATTGTCTCCCTCAAGGGTGATTTGGATGCCCTCAATTGTGGTCTCATCTGCTGGAAGTGGAACTTTGCCTCCGCTGGCGTTGTTTGCCGCCTGAAGAACGACATTCGGCCCATCTTCAAGTTTGATCTGACACTCGAGGAGCTGGTGGCCTCCCACTACGATACGCCATCCAACTCAGCCTCGACTGTGTCGATTGAAGCCTAA
- the LOC117890220 gene encoding sarcosine dehydrogenase, mitochondrial: MWRHRILHQTSVRKEIVSRRGALHSLSSPRALSQQRGAGAPTGSLPASADVVVIGGGSAGCHTLYHLARRGVRAVLLERAQLTAGTTWHTAGLLWRLRPNDVDIQLLANSRQMLQQLEAETGLDPGWIQNGGLFIAHNETRLDEYRRLATVGSALGIENQILGPEETQKLFPLLDPAAFIGSLYSPGDGVMDPAMLCAALKKAATNQGGQVIENCGVEDLLVEQTSRGKKVVGVATPHGNIRTERVVNATGVWGRDLVAKHGSHLPLVPMKHAYIVSESIPGVRGLPNIRDHDYSTYFRIQGDAICMGGYEPNPILLDPVAKDFHFGLYELDWSVFETHVEGAQKLCPSYAKYGVKSTVCGPESFTPDHKPLMGPDPVLSGLYHNCGFNSAGMMFGGGCGEQTALWILNGQPDLPMFGFDLRRFTPEQGRATQWIREKSHESYVKNYSMVFKYDQPLAGRDFQKDPLHEQMMLANAVMEEKQGWERPGYFLASGADRAAVQPYDWYGSYGHSRHQDSVYEQVLEGDLHYGRFSEHHELIKSEALACRNNAVVFNMSYFAKLLLEGPQAQQAADWLFAANTNRDPSKTVYSCALNATGGVEADVTITRLASGSGQVYDPKFSGQAYYIVAGGASAYYTYSTLLDEIRRQGFEASLKDLTAEMGVISIQGPNSRQILQPLLDCELSDEHLPPNCTRLAKFKGIGLRLLRVSFVGELGYELHVPKADCVAVYKAIMAAGASRGLRNAGYRALYSLSSEKGYHLWSFDLRPDDTPLEAGLAFTCRKSGSDYRGKAAIERQRSEGVRKRLVYLTLKEQIPIWGLEGVYRNGEPVGILRRAEYAYTLGKSLGQAYIERPDGQTIDAEYVRGGQYEVEILGRRYPADCHLRSPFDPTGQRVLGNYSQATANAS; the protein is encoded by the exons ATGTGGCGCCATCGCATTTTGCATCAGACATCGGTCCGGAAGGAGATTGTCAGCCGCAGAGGAGCCTTGCACAGCCTCAGCTCGCCGCGGGCCCTCAGCCAGCAGAGAGGAGCGGGCGCACCGACTGGGAGCCTGCCAGCATCGGCGGATGTGGTGGTAATCGGTGGCGGGTCGGCAGGATGTCATACCCTGTATCATCTTGCACGACGTGGGGTGAGGGCGGTGCTCCTGGAGCGTGCCCAGCTCACAGCCGGCACCACCTGGCACACCGCCGGCCTGCTCTGGCGTCTGCGGCCCAACGATGTCGacatccagctgctggccaactcGCGCCAAATGCTGCAGCAACTGGAGGCGGAAACGGGCCTGGATCCCGGCTGGATACAGAACGGAGGCCTCTTCATTGCCCACAACGAGACGCGCCTGGACGAGTACCGGCGCCTGGCCACTGTGGGGTCCGCGCTGGGCATTGAGAATCAGATTCTCGGTCCGGAGGAGACCCAGAAGTTGTTTCCGCTTCTCGATCCGGCTGCCTTCATCGGCTCTTTGTACTCCCCGGGCGATGGAGTCATGGATCCGGCCATGCTGTGTGCGGCCCTCAAGAAAGCGGCCACCAATCAAGGCGGACAAGTGATCGAAAATTGCGGAGTGGAAGACCTTCTCGTGGAGCAGACGTCACGGGGCAAAAAGGTAGTGGGAGTGGCAACGCCCCACGGCAACATACGCACGGAAAGGGTGGTGAATGCCACAGGTGTCTGGGGGCGAGATCTGGTGGCCAAGCACGGCTCCCATCTGCCGCTGGTGCCGATGAAGCACGCCTACATCGTGTCCGAATCGATACCGGGAGTGCGCGGCCTGCCCAACATTCGGGACCACGACTATTCCACGTACTTCCGCATCCAGGGCGATGCCATCTGCATGGGTGGCTACGAGCCCAACCCCATCCTGCTGGATCCGGTGGCAAAGGACTTCCACTTTGGCCTCTACGAGCTGGACTGGTCGGTGTTCGAGACGCACGTGGAGGGCGCCCAGAAGCTGTGCCCCAGCTACGCTAAGTACGGCGTGAAGAGCACCGTGTGCGGCCCCGAGTCCTTCACACCCGACCACAAGCCACTGATGGGACCCGATCCCGTGCTGAGCGGACTGTACCACAATTGCGGCTTCAACTCCGCTGGCATGATGttcggcggcggctgtggcgaGCAGACTGCCCTGTGGATACTCAATGGCCAGCCGGATCTGCCGATGTTCGGCTTCGATCTGCGCCGCTTCACGCCCGAGCAGGGACGCGCCACACAGTGGATACGTGAGAAGTCGCACGAGAGCTACGTGAAGAACTACAGCATGGTGTTCAAGTACGATCAGCCGCTGGCAGGCAGGGACTTCCAGAAGGATCCGCTGCACGAGCAAATGATGCTGGCCAACGCCGTCATGGAGGAGAAGCAGGGCTGGGAGCGTCCCGGCTACTTCCTGGCCTCAGGAGCAGACAGAGCTGCTGTTCAGCCATACGACTGGTATGGCAGCTACGGACATTCACGGCATCAGGACAGCGTCTACGAGCAGGTGCTCGAGGGCGATCTGCATTACGGACGATTCTCAGAGCATCATGAACTG ATCAAGTCGGAGGCTTTGGCCTGCCGCAACAATGCGGTTGTCTTCAACATGAGTTACTTTGCCAAGTTGCTGCTCGAGGGGCCGCAGGCACAGCAGGCGGCCGACTGGCTCTTCGCTGCCAACACAAATCGTGACCCAAGCAA AACTGTCTACAGCTGCGCTCTGAATGCAACTGGCGGCGTGGAGGCGGACGTCACCATTACCCGACTGGCTTCAGGTTCGGGGCAGGTCTACGATCCAAAGTTTAGCGGGCAGGCGTACTACATAGTGGCAGGAGGTGCTTCGGCTTACTACACGTACAGCACGCTGCTGGATGAGATACGCAGGCAGGGATTCGAGGCCAGTCTCAAGGATCTAACTGCTGAAATGGGCGTCATTTCGATTCAAGGGCCCAACAGTCGCCAGATCCTGCAGCCCCTGCTGGACTGTGAGCTCAGCGACGAGCACCTGCCACCCAACTGCACGCGCCTGGCCAAGTTCAAGGGCATCGGGCTTCGTCTGCTGCGTGTCAGCTTCGTGGGAGAACTGGGCTACGAACTGCACGTGCCCAAGGCTGACTGTGTCGCCGTCTACAAAGCCATAATGGCTGCGGGCGCGTCTCGTGGTCTGCGCAACGCTGGCTACCGTGCCCTCTACTCCCTGAGCAGCGAGAAAGGCTACCATTTGTGGAGCTTTGACCTGCGCCCAGACGACACTCCGCTAGAGGCTGGGCTGGCCTTCACCTGCCGCAAGAGCGGCAGCGACTACCGTGGCAAGGCGGCCATCGAGCGACAGCGTTCCGAGGGTGTGAGGAAGCGCCTCGTTTATCTGACGCTGAAGGAGCAGATTCCCATTTGGGGCCTGGAGGGAGTCTACCGCAATGGAGAGCCAGTGGGGATACTGCGGCGGGCGGAGTACGCCTATACACTCGGCAAGTCCCTGGGACAGGCCTACATCGAGCGACCAGATGGACAAACCATTGACGCTGAGTACGTGCGCGGCGGCCAATACGAAGTGGAGATTCTGGGCAGGCGATACCCAGCCGATTGCCACTTGCGCAGCCCATTCGATCCCACCGGGCAACGGGTTCTCGGTAACTACAGCCAGGCGACAGCAAACGCATCATAA